One Candidatus Regiella endosymbiont of Tuberolachnus salignus genomic window, GATGCCGTGGCGTTTTTCAAAGGCTTCACTGTATTGTTTTCGTAGATCCATAACCGGTTTCATGTTGATTTCATTAAAAGTAGTCAACATGGCGGTGTTGTTTTTTGCTTCCAATAAACGTTCAGCAATCCGTTTACGTAGGCGCGTCATGGGGACACGTTTTTCACGCAGCTGATTTAACACAGGGATAGCCGTTGGCGCTTCTTTTTTCGTATTCGAGCCGGTTAAATTTTTTTGCTGGACTAAATACTGATCGATATCTTCACGTGTGATACGACCGCCGACGCCACTGCCTTTGATCATACTGGCATTGATATTATGCTCTGCTATCAAACGACGAATGGCAGGGCTCAGCGCATCGTTAGTCACTTCTGCTGACTTAGGGGATCTATCCTGATTGGTGTTTGCCGTTTTCTTCTCTGGTGGTTTTGCTTCTATGGTTTTATTCGCACTATCGTTGGGATTAATAGAGCCAACCCGCTGTTTTGCTAGCACAGTAGCCCCTTCGTCTTCATAAATCTTTTCCAGAGTACCTGATTGGCTGGCCGGTACTTCTAAAATCACTTTATCAGTTTCAATTTCTAATAGAATTTCATCACGCTGGATGGTATCACCTGGTTTTTTATGCCAGGTGGCCACTGTCGCATCAGTCACCGATTCAGGTAGATCAGGAACCAAAATATCTACGCTCGTCATTATTTTTATACCTTATAATTAAATAATCAGCTATTTAACGCGTCATTCACCAAATCTTGTTGCTGTTTTTGATGTACTGACATATACCCCACCGCCGGTGATGCTGAAGAAGGGCGACCGGCATAACGTAACGACGCTCCCTGTGGTATCACTTCATAAAAATTATGTTGGCTACAATACCAAGCGCCTTGATTAAGCGGCTCTTCCTGACACCAAACAAAATCACGTACATGGGCGTAATCTTCCAGCAGCTGTTTGATGACAACATGTGGAAACGGATAGAGTTGCTCGATACGTATAATGGCGATATTGGTTTGCTTATTTTCACGACGCTGTTTTAGTAAGTCATAATAGACTTTGCCTGAACAGATCAGGACGCGGTCAATTTTTTTCGCATTCAGTGGATCAATCTCACCAATGGCGGGTTGAAAAGTGCCATTGGCCAATTCGTCAAGAGAAGAGGTCGCCAAGGGATGACGGAGCAACGATTTGGGTGACATAACAATCAATGGCCGACGCATACCGCGTAACGCTTGACGACGTAACATGTGGTAAACCTGTGCCGGTGTTGATGGAACGCAGACTTGCATATTTTGCTCAGCACAAAGTTGCAGATAACGTTCCAAACGGGCAGAAGAATGTTCAGGGCCCTGGCCTTCGTAACCATGTGGTAATAACATGACTAAACCACACATTCTGCCCCATTTTTGTTCACCCGAGCTGATAAACTGATCGATAACCACTTGCGCGCCATTGGCAAAGTCGCCAAATTGCGCCTCCCAGATGGTTAAGGTGCGCGGTTCAGCGGTCGCATAGCCGTATTCAAATGCCAGTACCGCTTCTTCTGATAGCACTGAATCCCAAACTTGAAATTTGCCTGCTGGCTTCTGGGTATCTTTGATATTGGCTAATGGCAGGTAAACAGAGCCGTCTTCCTGATTATGAATTACGGCATGACGATGAAAGAAAGTCCCACGGGCGGCATCTTCACCCGATAAACGCACAGAAATGCCTTCATCAATCAGAGTGGCGTAAGCCAAATTTTCAGCGGCACCCCAGTCAAATGGCTTATTTTCTTCTA contains:
- the odhB gene encoding 2-oxoglutarate dehydrogenase complex dihydrolipoyllysine-residue succinyltransferase; the encoded protein is MTSVDILVPDLPESVTDATVATWHKKPGDTIQRDEILLEIETDKVILEVPASQSGTLEKIYEDEGATVLAKQRVGSINPNDSANKTIEAKPPEKKTANTNQDRSPKSAEVTNDALSPAIRRLIAEHNINASMIKGSGVGGRITREDIDQYLVQQKNLTGSNTKKEAPTAIPVLNQLREKRVPMTRLRKRIAERLLEAKNNTAMLTTFNEINMKPVMDLRKQYSEAFEKRHGIRLGFMSFYIKAVLEALKRYPEVNAAIDGTDVVYHNYFDISIAISTPRGLVTPVLRDVDTLSMPEIEKQIKALAIKGRDGKLTIEELTGGNFTITNGGVFGSLMSTPIINPPQSAILGMHTIKDRPMAVDGQVVILPMMYLALSYDHRLIDGRESVGFLVTIKEMLEDPARLLLDV